The Hoplias malabaricus isolate fHopMal1 chromosome X2, fHopMal1.hap1, whole genome shotgun sequence genomic interval gccgctcactgttcgtCCCAACCTCGAGGGAGGGTACAGCAGTGAGGTGCAAATGGCGGAAGCTATATCATGGCCAAAATCAGGTCAAATCGCCTGATCAGCAGCATCACTGTGTTTTCTCAGATCAGCCACTGGTTAGTATGACGCTAGCCAATGCAGGCATCTTTTAGCTAGCATTACAGATTCGGACAGTTTGTGTGATCTCCAGTTGTATTGAGATCCAGATATGTATTAGCATCTGTTAGAAAATAAACAGTGGCTGGGTTCAGGTCTCACGTGAAGCATGTACTCGTCTTCACCCTCTCAGCTTGGTAGAGTACATGCGTACATACTTGGTACAGTTTGAGCCAAGTATATTTGTTGCTGTATTGTTGCTGTGTTCTTCTCCACAGGTGGGGAATGTAGACTTATTTTAGCTGTAGTTATTACCTAAGGTGGAAATGACTCCAAattaggtggcacggtggtgcaggttagtgtcgcagtcacacagctccagggacctggaggttgtgggttcgattcccgctccgggtgactgtctgtgaggagtgtggtgtgttctccttgtgtccgcgtgggtttcctccgggtgactgtctgtgaggagtgtggtgtgttctccctgtgtccgcgtgggtttcctccgggttactgtctgtgaggagtttggtgtgttctccctgtgtctgcgtgggtttcctccaggtgactgtcagtgaggagtttaatgtgttctctctgtgtctgcgtgggtttcctccgggttctccagtttcctcccatagtccaaaaacacacattggtaggtggattggtgactcaaaagtgtctgtaggtgtgagtgaatatgtgtgtgttgccttgtgaagtactggcgcgccctccagtgtgtattcccaccttgcgcccaatgattccaggtaggctctggacccaccgtgaccctgaactggataagggttacatataatgaatgaatgaatgaatgaatgaatgactccaaattcaggagactgctaactgcatgaaagtaaacacagaccatcTTAATAGTCCAAGTTACAGGTAAGATCCAATAgtaattcagacagtgaataaaaacttacagaagtTCAACTGCAGCTACAAAACAaagtgttccaccttaaaagattctgaacataaacaaatttgAGAAgagcagttccccacaatcgtcaCCATTGTCTTTACGTGTccgttttaaaaaatgtctatAATTCTGTTCTGGAGCATTGTTGTCCACTGTGTCAGTATCAGTCTGGCAGGTTtgacccctttgttttttttacctaaaCATTTCCATGGTCTGATCTGGTGAATGGATTCATGCTCTATATAGGAGGATCGTTCTGTTGgttgtgtttttgtaaattCACACTTACATCACGCTTACAACTTACATCCGTATGTAGCACACTTACAGAGTTCCAGAGTGTCCCCCAGGAAACACCACAGGAAAATCCAGAGTTATTGTGGGTGACTACACTATACACAGTGGAAGTGTGGGTATGAAGTTATGTTGGTTCAAGCTGTGACTGGCATGTTTAGTTAATATCTTAATGGCATGATTTTCTGCAATGCTGCACTCCTCAGTAAACCAGAACAAGCCTTTTACTattatttgtgttattattattattattatttcagtgGCTGGTGAAACTCGAGGCTCTGTACTGGGGAAAGCTATGCTTGGGCACACAGTATAGTTTCCCACcagctatatatatatgtgcagAACCATGGGGCTAGGCCTCTGCAGGACTGGAAGATGGAGCTGTTTTGTCTTCTATTACTAGAGATAGGAAGGTTGGTCCATTTTCAAGGCCATTTTCCCCCCAGTTACACATTTGTTAGCTCTGTAATAATGTTTTGAATGCGATGTTGATCTGATATGAAAGTGGTTAAATGATatcatcaaaacaaacaaacaaaaaattcagGAGAAATGACGCAGCTACGAATTTCTGATTATTTTTCTTACCCTACGTTTATGTAAAACTATGAAGAATTGATTTGCCTGCTCTGGCccattttgtgttttctttgcttTAATCTCACACTCAACTCCTCAGTTCATAAAGGACTTTGTTATGCCTTGGATCAGCTGTAAGAGCAGGGAACTGACGTCCtcagaagagaaaaaaacactaattttaGGAATGTGTACAGATTTATTTGGAGGTTTATTTgcatacatacatttttcttttacttttatatAATGAAAACAAAGCTTTAAAGATGGGCGACTGGTTGTGTCActgctacacagctccagggtctcggggtcctggCATTAGCCCACACCGCGGGTCACTGTCTGGGAGGTTCTCCAGGTGTGTTCTCCAGGTGTCTGGGAGGTTCTCCAGGTGTGTTCTCCAGGTGTCTGGGAGGTTCTCCAGATGTGTTCTCCAGGTGTCTGGGAGGTTCTCCAGGTGTGTTCTCCAGGTGTCTGGGAgggtttcctcagagtgctCTGTTCTCCTCACACagcacatgctggtaggtggaatgACGGTTTGAaattgagtgactgggtgagtgcccTGTCcatgatgtgttcctgccttgcattcAGTGATTCTGGGAGGCCACCAGGCCCAGTGCACTCAAGATCAGGATGAAGGTGTTACAgtcgatgaatgaatgaatgaataaatgaaggatAAATGTCTTTGATGAGAGGCAAAGTGGAGCAGTGCCTAAATATTACAGTACTGTGATTGTTGTGTATAAGTGTGGTAAGCGAATGGCTTGGGGCCCTAAGGGTTAAATTGTTAATCGTCAGTGGCTGACCTTCTTTTATGAACAGAATTGTGGGTTCCTCCACTGCTCTCCACAGACAGATTGGGGTTTGATTCCTGGCTCAGATGAGCACATTAGTCCATACCAGTTAGGGACCTCGGGCAGGACTCCTAACATTACCCTAGTCTACATCGGCAAGGGCAACATGACTGAAATTGTAAGTCACTTTAGATGAAAGTATTTGCAAAATGCCATAAATAAACTCAGATCTAAAAGATGCCTCTGTGAGTTTGAAGGCTACGGCTGCATTTGTGAAACCTTAGCCACGCAGGAGAGattgttgacaaaaaaaaaaaaaaaaagagaacagaacagacagaGCATCTGTCTTGCTTTGCTGTGCACCGGATTGATAAAGTTATTTCATGGACTAATGAGGTTTTTAGGCACCACAAAGGAAGCCCTGCTCCTGTCACTCACCGGAGCTCTTTGATAGGAAAGTCATTTTGATGACTTAGAGCTCGGCTGTGGATAAAAGTGAGACTCGCAATTATCCTGCAGCGCCTCGACGCGACTGTGTGGATGTCATCTCCTCACTGCTTTTCATTAGCTGCCTTTACGAGGGGCTAACTCAATCAGACTCAGAGAGCCCAGGCTCCAGCAGCTGCTAAtgtgccttgtgtgtgtgtgtgtgtgtgtgtgtgtggtaattaCCCAGCGTTTGCCCACTGTGTTCTAGCTTTCTGCTGATGCTGTGGCCTGTTAGCTGTCTATTTCTGTCCTGACTCTGAAGTGTAGCACAAAGATCATGACTGTTTTAACAGGAAATAATCCTGAGACACAAAGGCAgtgtatttgttgttttcttcaGAACTAACACTTTGGCCTTGGGCTGGACAGTGGTCTCCTACAAATCTGAAGCCTATTAAATGAGCCCAGAGGCAAAAATTCTTCTCAAGAAGAAGAGTTTTTACTTCTTTGCCACAGTtataactttgtgtgtgtgtgtgtgtgtgtgtgttcgtgcaGAGTGTCACCGTGCAGTATATTAGTTCATTActtataaggggtgtctacaactTTTCGgtcatatataatattttccattcattcattatctgtaacccttatccagttcagggtcacggtgggtccagagtctacctggaatcattggacgcaaggcaggaatacaccctggagggggcgccagtccttcacagggcatgtataattatataattgcaATTTAAATATCAAACATTCTACTGCTCTTTTGTCGTTTTATGGTAAATGTTGTGCagtattaaaattataatttaaattttatttaaaaactaaatTCATAATCtttaatattgaaatcaccatctttaaatcttcTAAATCAAAACTCACATGTTCTTTTGgttacaatattatccccaagaacagaacagatCAGTGCACACCTTTGCAgcccttttttttctgagggaacTCACAATGAAGGCAGTGACCAATACATTCTTCTTACTTGCCATTTAAAGTTAAAGGACTTGGTATTACACAATTATACAATTCACAAAAAGAAAAGCTTATTTGTACCTTAATAAAAATAGACTGTaattaataatgtgcaattaaattaaacacaataatttattagaaaaTAGCAAATAGACAAAATATCACATTGAAACCTGTTTTTTAAGaagcatttttaatttgatgctaAAAACTTTCCTCATGTTTTTATTACTGAAGTATTCTGATTAATCAAACAACACGAACGAATGGTCATTTCCTATTACAGCGTGACTGTGAAACAAAAGTGGCAGTGACTTTTATTTGAACAAAGCTCAGATCTGAGGAACTTTGTCAGTGTAAAATAAACAGACCCAGCTGACCTGGACTCGTACAAGAAGAAGTCAGAGTGAGATGCAGGAAgatttccagaaaaaaaaaagaccggAGTGTGTTATTTTTCTAAGTGTAAAAGTAATTATCTCATTAGAGAAGTACAGGAGAAAAATAGCTGAGGAAACCTTACACTAAGCAAACAGCTCTGCCCTCACAGCTGTGCTCCAGCTGAGGCTCATGAGAAGACCATCAGAGAGTCGGCTTTGCTTCGTTAGATGTTCGGTGCCAGGGTCGGAGCCTTTGTGTCACATGACTCACTCTGGGGCCTTAAACGGAGTAATGAAGGAGTCTGTCTGTTTTGCACTGATTACAGAGATAGATTGGTTCTCTTTGAAACTATTGGCTTGTCCCATAGTTCACACTTGTGGTCTGTGGAGGAGATGCATTCTCGCTCTCTTATCTAttctttttaaatatgattcttattttcttttgtctttCATTATGTCtgcattaaagtaaacacagactatcTAAATACTCCAAGTTACAGTtaaattctgtggtaattcagacagtgaataaaaactttacAGAAGTTCAACTGCAGCTACAAAATAaagtgttccaccttaaaagctctTGAACATGAACAAATACGAGAAGAGCAGTTCCCCAAAATCGTTGTCTTTAAgtgtccatttttaaaaatgtcaataaTTATGTTCTTGAGCATTGTTGTCCAATTTACAACTATATACATTTGGCATTTTTAAATTCTTAttatgggtggcacagtggtgcagcaggttagtgtcgcagtcacacagctccagggacctgatggttatgggttcgattcccgctctgggtgactttctgtgaggagtgtggtgtgttctccctgtgtctgcatgggtttcctccgggtgactgtctgtgaggagtgtggtgtgttctccctgtgtctgcgtggatttcctccaggtgactgtctgtgaggagtgtggtgtgttctccctgtgtctgcgtgggtttcctccgggtgactgtctgtgaggagtgtggtgtgttctccctgtgtctgcgtgggtttcctcctggtgactgtctgtgaggagtgtggtgtgttctccctgtgtctgcgtgggtttcctccgggttactgtctgtgaggagtgtggtgtgttctccctgtgtctgcgtgggtttcctccgggtgactgtctgtgaggagtgtggtgtgttctccctgtgtctgcgtgggtttcctccgggtgactgtctgtgaggagtgtggtgtgttctccctgtgtctgcgtgggtttcctccgggtgactgtctgtgaggagtgtggtgtgttctccctgtgtctgcgtgggtttcctccgggtgactgtctgtgaggagtgtggtgtgttctccctgtgtctgcgtgggtttcctccgggtgactgtctgtgaggagtgtggtgtgttctccctgtgtctgcgtgggtttcctccgggtgactgtctgtgaggagtgtggtgtgttctccctgtgtctgcgtgggtttcctctgggtgctctggttcctcccacagtccaaaaacacatgttggtaggtggattggcgactcaaaagtgtccataaatgtgtgtgaatgtgtgagtgtgtgtgtgtgttgccctgtgaaggactggcgccccctccagggtgtgttctcgtcttacgcccaatgattccaggtaggctctggacccaccgcgaccctgaactggataagcgcttacagataatgaatgaatgtatttacttGCTAGATTTTGCATATCCAttatctgttttgtttttactttctaTTGCTTTTCTACTGTAAAACACTTTGAACTGCATTTTTAATGTATGAAAGTAGTTATCTCCATGGTTAATGTCAGAAACAGCGCAAAATCTGAGTGGCTAGtttaataatgaagaaaatcaACTCATGGCTCCTTTTTTGTCTCTCTGTTACAGGAAAAACTTAGACCTGTAGGTTTTACActgatttgttttcttttttacaggaacatttcTCAGACGACTGCAAGTTCAGGGAACGTTTTCAGGAGAACAGCTACAACACGTATGCCTCAGTGACCCACAAAAACCACAGGACTGGCAGAGAGTGGTTTGTGGCTCTTAACAAACGAGGAAAAGCCAAAATGGGCTCCAACCCTAGAGTGAAGCCCCAGCATGCGTCCACACATTTTCTGCCCAGGATGAGCCTGAACGAGAATTCGGAGCAAAGCTTcacaataacagacaaaaaGCAGGAAAAAGCACCACCAAAGCCCCCTGGCCCAAAAGTCACGGTCAACACAGGAACGCAGAAAAAGTCCCAAACTGTCAAATACTGGCCTAAATTTAGATTAGGATAGAACAGCGATGTCTTAAAATCGGACTAAACTTGAAAACAGGACACGGAAGTATTTGATTGTACTTAAGCAGCCGAAACGTTCTCCTCAAGAGGAATTATTCATGTAGTCTGATAAGCTCAGCATTCCAGTCATAAAAACAAAGCACTGAGAAATGTCCCGTGTGGAGCGTGTTGCTAAACATGattgagtaagtgtgtgagtgagtgagtgagtgagtgagtgatttacAAGCGAGGACAATGAGATGTTTCTCATCTAAAAAGGGCTCTACAATGCATTGGTGGAGCTGAAACGGAATGAACCTGCTTCCAGATTTTCACAAATGTCTTCCCTCAATCCCCACAACATGACATTACCATCTACATGCGGATTTAAATACTCCCTTTACTCGCTGAATTATAAATCCACATTATGATACCTCTATTTATGCAGtatactgtatttatgtttgtaTGTACAGTTTGTATGTCATTTGTATTGTCTTTTATGCTTCTTCAGATTCTGAGAATTTATTGTTTGTGATGAGAAGGAATGTGAATCTATTTTTTAACATCCATaaaattttaatacatttacaaaacatCAACAGCACagagaatgtgtttttattctgctataattcattcattcattcattcattcattcattatctgtaacccctatcCAAGTcacggtcgcggtgggtccagagcctacctggaatcattgggcgcaaggcgggaatacaccctggagggggcaccagtcctttacagggcaacacagacacacacacacacactcacatacacacattcactcacacactcacacctacggacacttttgagtcgccaatccacctaccaacgtgtgtttttggactgtgggaggaaactggagcacccggaggaaacccacgcagacaaagggagaacacaccaactcatcacagacagtcacccagagagggaatcgaacccacaacctccaggtccctggtggtgttctccctgtgtccgtgtgggtttcctccgggtgctccagtttcctcccacagtccaaaaacacatgttggtaggtggattggcaactcaaaagtgtccgtaggtgtgagtgtgtgagtgaatgtgtgtgttgccctgtgaaggaccggcaccccctccagggtgtgttcccgccttgcgcccaatgattccaggtaggctctggacccacatttccctgaactggataagggttacagataatgaatgaatcaatgaatgatattaatatttgaGTGTATTTTGTGGTATAATCAAGTTTGTTGTATTATGCtttagcatgttttttttttttgcttatgaGAAACTAATGTAACTTGTATCAGGGCAGGTAAAAAACAGGTTCACTTCCACACTTCATGCGACAGCGCCAATAACTAAACTCCAATATCACAATTGCATCATGGTGGCgcatcaggtagtgtcactgtcacacaactcccaggtcctggggttgtgggtttgagtccagctccgggtgactgtatctgttctctctgtgtctgtgtggacctcccatggtccaaaaacacattggccactcaaaaatgtttctaggtgtgtgtgtgtgtgtgtgtgtgatgccctgtgaaggactggcggccctTTCGTTGTGTGTTTCCaacttgctcccagtgattccgggtaggctctggaccctccatgaccctgagttggataagtggttacagacaatgaataaattcttTTGAATTCGCTAAACTAAAAAAGCTAATGAATCCTGGAGAAATATCCCTTTCGAGTATCTTCATTCGGACTTCTGGTCAAATGTTGGTAAGTGACAGGGAGATAAGTGTTCTTTGTTGGGGTTAGCTAAAGTAAGACACCTATAACGGGGGTTGCTTAGTAGAAGTAATAAAATTAGCCTTTGGTGTTAGCATGACACACCTTCTTAGCATGACTTTCTTTCCATGTTTATAGAGTGACTGGacccttgtgtgtgtatgtttattttcCATAAACATAGAATTGTTATACTACTTCACAAATTAACAATGATGTGTCCAGAAATATACACCTCCCCATGTTtgtctagggtgaccagacgtcctcttttacccggacatgtcctcttttttagacttaaaaaaatgtccgggcggaatttcacaaatggaatttcattttgtttttctagagcttacatagaactttgagaagcattttgttcacaaactagtcccgccctcccctactccgattggttcacttgagtgagaagggggcgtggtgaagtagcctaaaatcttttgACTGGACGGTccgactgtagagctaccgttattggtcgataaccttctctgtaaacatttaattggtcagtctgcacgtcagtaatCCTtatttacgtcaggcaaagctcacgtacccaccctcatctcaaacagctatgccgaaacgtaaatgtaagttctcggatggattaaaaaagaaattcccatgttttgtgtagcaaataaagatgtaaaggatctaaaagcacacataggttcagctaagaatacaacggcagcgaggggcaagAGCTCATCACTCCCCCCAAAACCCCCATCCCCtgagacatgtcctctttttatgcttctcaaatctggtcaccctatgtttGTCCCTATATTACAAATAGGTGTGAGACCTGCTTGTCCCAAAAAGTAGATATTTTAGCTACGACAAAGTGGAACAAACTACCTGTGGATacttttgatttcagaagaaatgtcgGAGGAGCAGGTGTAAAAAATGAAGTGTATTTTTACACACAGCCAGATACAGACTGTACAACATACAGCAACTGATGATAAAACTTAAATTCAAGCCGCCTCCTGCCTCTGCCCCCAAAGCATTCCACTGTGGAGGGTCTTCCTCTGAGGATAAACATGCTTCACAACTCAGCTTGATGTTTGAAAAGGGTTTGAGTCGTAGGTGGGTCCAATGACAAGCAGCTATGGTATGATCCATAACAAAACCACCTTAATGCCGTTTCTTTAAATCTGTGTGGTTGAGAGGCATTTCTAATCCTTTGCCGTGTAATGGTGTGTGACTGACACTGTTATTGACTGAGATTTAGGGTCTGCAGGGGCCCGTACATGGGCAAAGACTGTAAAGGAAAGTCTGTCTGGCGGCCATTTCGGAAGCGCCCCTGGGCAGTTATTTCCACTCATACAAGACCAGGCTCCTAGCTCTTTGAATGGGGGACCTACCTGTAAACGTGCCACAGTAAGATTTTAAAAGCATAGTTGAAGTCACTTTTAACATCTGACTAacacaaaagaaacaaagaaagaaatccATTAATAGTTTGTAGCCTTTGG includes:
- the LOC136677283 gene encoding fibroblast growth factor 5-like produces the protein MHAPLLVVVFSQLIGTTLSARDERVSGRRTGSLYCRVGIGFHLQIHPNGRVNGSHEPTHLSVLELFAVSQGVIGIRGVFSNRFLAMNKRGWLHASEHFSDDCKFRERFQENSYNTYASVTHKNHRTGREWFVALNKRGKAKMGSNPRVKPQHASTHFLPRMSLNENSEQSFTITDKKQEKAPPKPPGPKVTVNTGTQKKSQTVKYWPKFRLG